DNA sequence from the Maribacter dokdonensis DSW-8 genome:
TCAACATACATCATTGTATAATTCTCACCCGAGACATAATTAGGATCAACTTCTTGAAAAAATCCAATTCCACAATTAACAAAGTTTAAATGATCCAAAAAATTATTATCAAAACCATAAAATTTATCCAAATGAATCCCGATTTCTTGATCACGAAAAACTAAAAACTTAAATACACATGAGGTGACTTGCATAAAATTATCTCCTATATGATGGATTCTTAAACCAGTACTACCTCCTTGCAAGGTTAAATTAGAAAGTACGAAATTGACAGCAGTAGAATTACCTTTACCTGTTACTAAAGGAAAATCATCCGAAAGACCTACTATTGCAGTTTTACCGGTACCTTGACCTATAATACCTTCTTCATCCTCAATTATTAAAGTTTTTCCTATATAGTAAATACCCTCTTCTAGTTCAGCTATACCATTACTATCAATTAAATTTTGAATATAATCACTCTGATCAGTCTTGGAGACCCTCTGATTAGACCAATCAGGACCTAAAATATCTGGAATAGTTTCGTATGAGGGATTATCCCATGCGTCATTTTCAGTTCCAAGTAAAAATTTTGTTAAACTACTCTTTTCTGTATCCGATAAATTATTATTTAACTCTGTTTGATTATATTGAATAACGTTATTACCAGAGTAACCGTTAAAATTAAAGCCAGTAGACTCATTCTCCATAATATAACCCTCAGATTTATCATGTAAAGACACTATATTAGTATTATTTCTTACGATACTAAAACCGCCTCCATTGGAGGTAGTTATTTTACCAAAAACATCTAAGTTATTAGCCTGAATATCGAACACTGGACTTTTATATTCAATATTATTACCTCCTGTAAGTCCAACCAATTTTACATCACCCATATTACGCAAAAAGGTCATTGCCTTATCACTCTCATTATTCCAATTCCAACTTTCAGAATCAAGACCTAGATAAGTCTGAGAAGACAAATTCTCAAGTTCTATTGCATGACCCCCGGGTGTTAATAAATTAGACCATACTGTTACATTTCCATAACTTGGTGTAACATCATTACCTTTCATCACAACTTGAGGCCATTCCCCATGGACCCAATGTTTAATAAATTTGTTATTACGGAAATACCCAGAACCCCTGCTATCCCAATTTAATCGACACCTATCTAAATTAATAAAGGTGTTATCTTCTAAAGCACAATTAGTACACTCAAGTGGTGTAAAACGAATATTCTTAAACGTGGAATTAGAAATTTTAGCGCCAGAGTTAAATAATATATAAGAGTCTACATTCTGTATTCTAACGTTACTACTACCCGATTGTATAGTAATGTTGGGGACTTTAGTTATTGTTGGGTGCCCAAACAATCGTTGTCCTGAAGTCATTATTATGGGATTACCAGAGTAATCACCATTTTCTAAGCGAACAGAACCATGAGTAATTAATGCTTCTTGTAAATGATCAGCTTCAGAAACTGGCAACAGGTATGAGTTGAAGTATAAAATCTCTTCTTCAAAATTTTGAACCCCTGTAAATTCTTCTGTTTCATCAATGTCTGTTTCTTTCTTTGAATCTAAGGCATAATGGTAATTTTGCCCAAAAACAGCACCAGTTATTAAAAATGTAAGTAAACACAATAGCTTCATTGCCCGGATATTATATAAGAGTTAACACCCATTTTTCTAAGTAACCCAAAACGAACATTTCCTGTTTCACTTTCAAAGGTTGCACTACCACCCATCACATAATTGATCTGCACAGCACTATCGCCAGCAATGGTTAAATTTGCACCATTATGCGCTTCTAAATTAATGGTATCACCAATTTCCATAGCATCAAAATTAGACGTTAAAACCAAGGTAGCGCTAGCTTTGCATTCAATTATATTGCCAATATCATCCACATTTATTGCTCTACCGTTCTGTAATGAAATTACTTTCGATCTTAAAGTATAGTCGCCGTCTGAAGATACAAGACTGCTGGCAGTATTGGAATGTAAGGCATAGGGCACACTTAAAAGTTCAGTTAAACCAGTAAGCGTATAATTTGAACCACCTTCTAAATCCATTTTAGTTTCAAGAAAAAATGATCCATTATACCAGTCTATTTCTGAAAAATCACCAAAAGTGACATCTCCTGAACCAATCTGTAAACTTACCAGACCATTTTCATTGGTAATTTGATTATGAACTTCTTCATAAACCCGCTCTCCATTTGTAGATCCTTGAATAACGCCAATTTTTAATCCTACTTGAGACACAGCTAAAATTGAACCATCAATGTTACGAACAACAGCTTGATAACTCATCTTTTCAGGACCCTGTGCAAAAACCCCAGCACACAAAAAAATAAAATAGAGCGCTATGACTATTTTTACTTTCATTTTTTAATAATTTTTAAAGACTTTAATACTTCATCATTCTGATATATTACTATGACATATAAACCAGAGGTCACAATTTCAAATGAAATTTCATTCAGAGCGTTTTCCAATACCTCATTTTGAATTAATTTGCCTCCGAAATCAAAGATGCTATACGAGATATTTTCAATATTCAAATCTCCTAAACTTAAAAACAACTTATTAGTTACAGGATTTGGATAAGCCACAATTTCTATTTTAGAACTATTATCACTGCCACTACTTTCCCCTTGCTGAACGCCCATTAATATTTGACCTTCTTTCACAAATACTTGACTTGTAAAAATTTGACCTATAGAAAAAGAAAAATTACCTTCTTGACCAACACTATATCCTCCACCAGAGTTTATGGAATGTTTAGTTTGCTCCATACTGGACCCAACGGATATATCATTATCTTGACCTAAGACCGGTATGACGGACATTAACAATAAAACAAAAAATAGAAATCTCATTAAAAATCACAAAAGTCTAAACGGTCTAAGTGTATGAAAATAAACTGAATAGTATTTAAAAAAAATAAACACAACAACTATTCTATGAACAAAAATAAGTCATACTTTGTTAAAGTAATACGGTATAAATCCCATTTAAGACTTTAGAATTCAGGTTTTTACATTCTTTTTAAAATAAACTTAAAATCCTAAGGAAAATTTAATAAAACCCCACTTTTGTGATTGAATAGGTAGTTTTTAAAACTGTTAAATTTTTATTTAATGAAAAGGAAGTAAAATGTTCACAAATAATTAATAAACAGCATACCAAACAGTTAAGTAATTACTGGATAGCCTTATTTTATATACCTTTACGTTGCTATTTTACAGTAGCAGACATTTCTTCTCTTGCAGAAAACTTGGCTCTTACCAAATATACTGCATAGACCACACCATAATAGAGATACCGTTTAGACATACGCTTGGGTTCCTTTACTAAACGCCCCAACCACTCTAAGCCTAAATCTCTCCATACTTTACTTGGTCTTTCTACAGTACCTGCATAAAAATCAAAAACAGCACCAATACAGCATATAATTTTAGCATTAAGAAGGTTTTTATGTGCATGGCTCCATTTCTCTTGTTTTGGAGCGGTCATACCAACAAAAAGCACATCAGGATCAAAACTGTTAACCGCCTCGATCATACTTAAATTCTCTTCTTCAGTAAATTGAGGTTTAAAAGGTGGCGCATAACTAGCAAATCTAATATTTGGATATTCGCCTTTTAAACGAGACTCTATTTTAGCCAAGGTATCACTGCTTGCCCCTAAGTAAAAACAAGATCCATGGTTTTCATTTAATAGTTTTAATTGATACTCATGAAAATCTGCTCCTGCTATTTTTTTTATGGAAGCACCATTCAACCATTTTGCAGCTAATGTTATGCCAACACCATCGGGCAGAATAACATCACTACCCAATAACGCTTTTTTAAATTCCGCATCTTCTTCAGCTATACAATAAGAATATTGATTGATCGTATTTACCAATAATTTAGATTTTAAGGGTAAATTATCAAGTGTAGACTTGTATATAGGATAACCAAGGCATAACACATTTGAGTCAACTTCAGTAAGCATCATAAATTTCTAAAAAAGCCCTAATTATAATTTTGTTCATCCTACATGTACACAATATTCGCATCAATCTTCAACAACAATTATAACTATATCGGGGGTTAATGGTTGTTCAGACAAAGATATTTATTTGGCATGCAACCACAGATTACTTCTGTTAACGTGTAGTAAAATATAGTTATAGCGCAGCTTAAAACATATGGCCTTACACTATCAAAAAGATCAATTACCAAACTTGTAGTATTATTCAAACAACTACTGTAAGTCGGTGATGCGCAGAAATTTTTAACTTTTATTAAACGCGCTGAGGACTGCATTTTACATTTTAAAATTTATCTTAGCATTCTTAATCATTTAAGAATTAACACATAAGGGATTCCAAATTTTTATTCTGCTTATATTCCCCCAAATCATATTCTGAATAACAATTTTAAAAGACCTAATTTCTCTTATAGAAATTTTAATGGCTTTCAATTATAAAGACATTAATGAATACTTAAGAATTATGATAAGACCTACTTCATTAAAAAACACATTTTTCTTTTTTGCTACCATACTATTTTATGCATGTCTATTTGAATCTTGTGCCTCTGAAAAAGACCATGTAGAAGATGGGAATACCACGCATGAACAATCAGAAGAACCCAAAATCATCACTTTTAGTTTTTTAACTACAGATAATAATGGCTTAACCACCGATATTGCTGCAACCCTTGATGAAGAAATAAAAACTATCTACGTTGAGCTTGATCCATTAGTGGTAAACATAGGCCAACTAATACCTACCATTACCTTATCATCTGGATCTAAGGTTAGCCCTATATCAAAATCTGAACAAGATTTTAGCCATGAAGTTACCTATACGGTTACTGCAGAAAACGGTACAACAACCGTTTATAAAGTTGTACCGAGTATTATAGGGAATATTTGTACTTCTAATCTAGTTGATTCCGGTCCTATTGTAGTAAGTACGAACAATCAACGCATAGAAAACCTTTATATTAGAACAACTGACCAACATGGTATTGAGATCAACAACCATACAGGTGTGGTAATCTCTAATTGTATTATTGAATACACCGGGGCTTATATGGGAATAAAGTTCACCAGTGCCGATAACCTGACCATAAAAAACTGTTATATAAAATATACCAATGCGCCATCTAGCGGTTCATTAGCGGATTCTGAAAGAAACTGTATTGAAGGTTTAGGTTCGCAAAATATTGTAATTGCCAATGTAAAATTAGAGGACGGGTCAACGGGCATACGTTTGAACCAATGTGATGATTCGGTTTTAAGATATATTGAAGGCCATAATATGAGAGGTCCTTTCCCTAGGGGACAATTAGTACAATACGATAAATGCGCCGGTGGACTTTTAGAGAATTTCTCCGTGATTAATGATCGTGATGTGGCTTGGACAGAAGACAATATAAGTATCTACAAAAGTGGTGGGCAACAGATCAAAAAAGGATTGATCGTTGGCAATAACAGCCCTACTGGTGTTGGTGTGTTATTTGAAGATCAAAATACCGAAGGTGCACGAGGTGGTTACGGCGGACTTGTAGAAGATGTAGATTTTTTGGAAATGGGTAATGGTGTGGTCTCCTCTGTGGAAGGCTCTAAAAATGTGAGTTTTACAAGAATACGAGCCAAACAGATCATTTGTGGCGATTTAGGACAAAACAGGGGAAAATCTACCTCTAACTCATTAATATTCGGTGCTTTTGGCACTACGGCCAATACCGGTGGAAATAGTATAAATGATTGTATCGTGTACAATTCCTGTAACCCCACCAATATTGTTTGGCCAGAACACAATTTTGATGTTATTGACTATAGAACAGATATTGATTTTGAACCTAGAAATCCTATTGTGCTTAATTTCAACTGTGATTAAGGTGGTAATGGCAATTAGACATGTTCAAGGAAAACACCACAACATTACCCTTCAGTAGCATACCCGGGAATTCTTAGAAAGCCCAATATTTTTCTGCGTACTATAGTGTCTTTAAAGAAATATTTAAAATACCTTCTATCTGCCTTTATATCCCTAATAATAAACTTAGGATGCGCTAACGGAAAATCTATTTCCTGTGCTTCATTATATTGTCTAGCATCATTGGCACTAACGGTATGTGTAGCATCTTCACCAAACCCAACATTTTTGATCATATTTTGGTTTGGTATTATTGACAAGCCAGAGTTGACCAGTTTTGTATAGTCCCACTGATAGTCCCACCAAGAGACTTCTTTAGCATTGATCGTTTTTTCTATTTTACTAAGTCGATATTTCTTTTCGATGATATTTGAAAAGTAGTTGTCAAAATAGCCTTTCCTTTTTAGTTCTGGAAAGCTTGAACATTCGTAATCATAGTTTTTCCAGGCTCTTCGCCAACTTGCCCAACCCCACTCATGACTAAAATAAGAGAAGTAATACGAATAATCTGAATCTGAGACATATCCGTTCTGAAAGTTAGACCCCCCAATATGCATAATCTGATTATTGTCTCTATATCTTTCCAATAATTCTGAACAAAACTTGAAAAAACTCAAAGACGGCAAACAATCATCTTCTAGAATAATGCCTTCTTCCTCATTTTCAAAAAACCAATCTATAGCAGTTTTGGGCCCTAATCCACAACCTACATTTTCTTCCCTGAACAACGTTTTAACTTCACAATCCCAATCTACTAAATCTACAATAGCCCTAGTTTCTTTGCATTTTTGATCATCCTTACCATTTTTACGTGGACCATCTGCCGCAACATAGAGTTTTGCTGGCTGGGCTTTCCGTATCATTTCAAAAACCCTTTTCGCCTGTTCCGGCCTATTAAAAATGATAAATAGTACCGGTGCTTGTGCTGTTGCTGTTTTCATTTTAAATAGTCTTCATTTTTAAACAATTGCCAAATGATGGGAAATAAGGTTTTACCCCACAACAGTAAGAATGCCTGTGGTAGGTGAAACGGAAAATGCACCTTAATGAACTTTAAATATTCTTTATACGATAAGCCTATAGGGCTATATAAATATGCTATTCTTTGTTTTAAATTACTTTTTTGACTTAACCAATTTACCCCATGATCATTTTTACAATAACCACAATAAGCACTGGCAACATAGGTAAAAATACCGTTGTCCAAAGCTTTTAAGGTGTAATCAAAATCTGCAATACCGTGCGTATAGGTTTCTGTTAAAGAACCGATAACCTCGTAGACTTCATGAGGTACCAGCATGATATTGGCATTGCCCATTTCGCACTTCTGCGGATATTTATCATTAGGCAATACCATTTTGCTCTTAAACGATAGTTTATTCAAAATTTTATGTCCGCCGTAGGAAACCTTCTTAGTATCTGGATCTAAGGTAGGACCCACGATGATACTTTTAGGTTCGTTTACTTCTTCTAAGTCACTTAACAGTCTGGTCAGTGTATCCTTAAAAACAATAGTATCATCATTTAACAGTAAATAATAATCTGAATGCCTGTCATTATCCCGAGCCGCTTTCCAAGCCGTACGCATGCCACCTGCCCAAAATAAACTACCTGATCCCTGTATGATATGAAGGTTTTTGAAATTACCCTGAAGGTATTCCGTAGTACCATCTGTACTACCATCATCTACCAGGTAAATTTTTAAATAATAACTATCATCATCTAAATCACAGTTTAAAAGCGCCTCTAAACAGCTATACGTTTTCATCTTACGATTATGGCACGTAAGTAAAACCGTTATTAATTTCTTTTCTTTAGTTGACATCATCTCTAAACTTTTTCAACTGTTAAGCTGGTAACTTTCTGTTTTTTCTCATTTCTACATACACTTGGTACGGTGCAACAATTAACCCATTGACATTGGTTACCACAATTGCCATACAGATACCAAAAATTCCATAACCCATTTCTACCGATAGGAAATAAGCTATTGGTACAAAAAATAGGATTACAAAAATGGAAATATAGAATTGTAAATTGACCTTACCCATGCCGTTCAACACACTTATAAATATTTCTGAAAAGCAATTAGACAACACTATTAGAACAACACCCAATGAGGTTATGAACGGTATGGTTATAATATCACCGATCCATAAGTTATAGATAGTAGGCGCCAATAATAATCCAATGATACATCCTACGGCAATAACGCTCCAAATGAGCAATAGCTTTTTTATCAATTTTTT
Encoded proteins:
- a CDS encoding T9SS type A sorting domain-containing protein, translated to MRFLFFVLLLMSVIPVLGQDNDISVGSSMEQTKHSINSGGGYSVGQEGNFSFSIGQIFTSQVFVKEGQILMGVQQGESSGSDNSSKIEIVAYPNPVTNKLFLSLGDLNIENISYSIFDFGGKLIQNEVLENALNEISFEIVTSGLYVIVIYQNDEVLKSLKIIKK
- a CDS encoding WecB/TagA/CpsF family glycosyltransferase — translated: MMLTEVDSNVLCLGYPIYKSTLDNLPLKSKLLVNTINQYSYCIAEEDAEFKKALLGSDVILPDGVGITLAAKWLNGASIKKIAGADFHEYQLKLLNENHGSCFYLGASSDTLAKIESRLKGEYPNIRFASYAPPFKPQFTEEENLSMIEAVNSFDPDVLFVGMTAPKQEKWSHAHKNLLNAKIICCIGAVFDFYAGTVERPSKVWRDLGLEWLGRLVKEPKRMSKRYLYYGVVYAVYLVRAKFSAREEMSATVK
- a CDS encoding right-handed parallel beta-helix repeat-containing protein; this translates as MIRPTSLKNTFFFFATILFYACLFESCASEKDHVEDGNTTHEQSEEPKIITFSFLTTDNNGLTTDIAATLDEEIKTIYVELDPLVVNIGQLIPTITLSSGSKVSPISKSEQDFSHEVTYTVTAENGTTTVYKVVPSIIGNICTSNLVDSGPIVVSTNNQRIENLYIRTTDQHGIEINNHTGVVISNCIIEYTGAYMGIKFTSADNLTIKNCYIKYTNAPSSGSLADSERNCIEGLGSQNIVIANVKLEDGSTGIRLNQCDDSVLRYIEGHNMRGPFPRGQLVQYDKCAGGLLENFSVINDRDVAWTEDNISIYKSGGQQIKKGLIVGNNSPTGVGVLFEDQNTEGARGGYGGLVEDVDFLEMGNGVVSSVEGSKNVSFTRIRAKQIICGDLGQNRGKSTSNSLIFGAFGTTANTGGNSINDCIVYNSCNPTNIVWPEHNFDVIDYRTDIDFEPRNPIVLNFNCD
- a CDS encoding glycosyltransferase family 2 protein; translated protein: MMSTKEKKLITVLLTCHNRKMKTYSCLEALLNCDLDDDSYYLKIYLVDDGSTDGTTEYLQGNFKNLHIIQGSGSLFWAGGMRTAWKAARDNDRHSDYYLLLNDDTIVFKDTLTRLLSDLEEVNEPKSIIVGPTLDPDTKKVSYGGHKILNKLSFKSKMVLPNDKYPQKCEMGNANIMLVPHEVYEVIGSLTETYTHGIADFDYTLKALDNGIFTYVASAYCGYCKNDHGVNWLSQKSNLKQRIAYLYSPIGLSYKEYLKFIKVHFPFHLPQAFLLLWGKTLFPIIWQLFKNEDYLK